A DNA window from Daucus carota subsp. sativus chromosome 3, DH1 v3.0, whole genome shotgun sequence contains the following coding sequences:
- the LOC108211001 gene encoding rhamnogalacturonan I rhamnosyltransferase 1, with translation MKMGFKTFGGEGKKGIEKLTASMVSKSGMKLWMIRATTSILLWTCFVQLSALSELWGPRVLKGWPSCFSHDSAALDVMITPVLPARVLPPKRVYKNNGYLMVSCNGGLNQMRAAICDMVAIARYLNVTLIVPELDKVSFWADPSEFQDIFDVDYFISSLRDEVRILKELPPRIKRRVELGLFYSMAPISWSDISYYHNQVLPLIQKYKIVHLNRTDARLANNNQTLSIQKLRCRVNFNALRFTSQIEELGRRVIKLLRQNGPFLVLHLRYEMDMLAFSGCSQGCSNDEVDELTRMRYAYPWWKEKIIDSELKRKDGLCPLTPEETALTLKALDIDRDIQIYIAAGEIYGGEKRMASLTASYPKVVRKETLLGSSDLGYFQNHSSQMAALDYLVSLESDLFVPTYDGNMAKVVEGHRRFLGFKKTILLDRKLLVDLIDQYNHGSLSWEEFSSAVKEAHADRMGSPTKRLVIPDRPKEEDYFYANPEECLQLSEISEARLDVV, from the exons ATGAAAATGGGGTTTAAAACATTTGGAGGGGAGGGTAAGAAGGGGATTGAGAAGTTGACAGCTTCAATGGTTTctaagtctggaatgaagctatggATGATTAGAGCTACTACCTCAATTTTGTTATGGACTTGCTTTGTTCAATTGTCAGCTTTGAGTGAGTTGTGGGGGCCTAGGGTTTTAAAAGGCTGGCCTTCTTGTTTTTCTCATGATTCTGCTGCATTGGATGTTATGATCACTCCGGTGCTTCCGGCTAGAGTCCTTCCTCCTAAGA GGGTGTATAAGAACAATGGCTATCTGATGGTTTCATGCAATGGGGGGCTTAACCAAATGCGAGCAGCG ATCTGTGACATGGTTGCTATAGCAAGATATTTGAATGTTACACTTATTGTTCCTGAGCTGGATAAAGTTTCTTTCTGGGCTGATCCAAG TGAGTTTCAAGACATATTTGATGTCGACTATTTCATTTCATCCTTGAGGGATGAGGTTCGGATACTGAAGGAGCTGCCTCCAAGAATCAAGAGGAGAGTGGAACTAGGACTGTTTTACTCGATGGCCCCCATCAGTTGGTCTGACATCTCCTACTATCATAATCAA GTTCTTCCTCTGAtccaaaaatacaaaatagtgCATTTGAATAGGACTGATGCTCGGCTTGCCAACAATAATCAGACACTAAGTATACAAAAGCTCAGATGCCGCGTAAACTTCAATGCTCTGAGATTTACTTCTCAGATAGAGGAGTTGGGCAGAAGGGTAATCAAGCTTTTAAGACAGAATGGTCCTTTCCTGGTACTTCATCTCAGATATGAAATGGACATGTTAGCATTTTCAGGCTGTAGCCAGGGATGCAGCAATGATGAGGTGGACGAGTTAACAAGGATGAG ATATGCCTACCCATGGTGGAAAGAGAAAATTATAGATTCGGAATTGAAAAGAAAGGATGGTCTATGTCCATTAACCCCCGAGGAAACTGCTCTTACACTAAAGGCATTGGACATTGATCGTGATATCCAAATATACATTGCCGCAGGAGAAATATATGGTGGAGAAAAACGAATGGCTAGTCTTACAGCTTCTTATCCAAAAGTG GTCCGAAAGGAGACTCTTTTGGGTTCATCAGACCTGGGATATTTTCAGAACCACTCGTCTCAAATGGCAGCACTGGATTATCTTGTTTCATTGGAGAGCGATCTGTTTGTTCCAACATATGATGGAAACATGGCCAAAGTTGTTGAAGGCCACCGCAG ATTTCTTGGTTTCAAGAAGACAATATTACTGGATAGAAAACTATTGGTTGATTTAATAGATCAATACAATCATGGATCCTTAAGTTGGGAAGAGTTCTCTAGTGCTGTTAAGGAAGCCCATGCTGATCGCATGGGGAGTCCCACCAAAAGATTGGTGATTCCTGACAGACCTAAAGAGGAAGATTATTTCTATGCCAACCCCGAAGAATGTTTGCAGTTATCAGAAATATCAGAAGCAAGATTAGATGTTGTATAA
- the LOC108215246 gene encoding transcription factor BIM1, with protein sequence MELPQPRPYGSAEGRKSTHDFLSLYSPGQQESRSSQGGFLKTHDFLQPLERVETDQGISKEGNKGEPPMENSRPPALPATNSVEHILPGGIGTYSISHISYLNQRVPKPEGVDTPPAQASSSNRNDDNSNCSSYTGSGFTLWDESVVMNKGQTGKENNFAAKERHAVREVGVHVGGQWATSLERPSQSSSSHSFLNKAFSSLSSSQQSFTKKQSFMDMIKSAKNGQEDEEEEDDEFVIKKELSPHNKGNISIKVDGKGTDQKPNTPRSKHSATEQRRRSKINDRFQMLRGLIPHSDQKRDKASFLLEVVEYIQYLQEKVQKYEDPYHRWSQEPPKMMPWNNSHRTVETFDDQSGGPNCGSGPPLMFATKFDEANTNISSTMPRGGQGLSEYEISTADTVREMGHHRVLANGGMTLHVPPQQTMYSHKGSSSAAVTLPPRVASNTEIRTSHPHPQLWQSKPSTTESTTVREKIKDQEMTIESGTISISSVYSKELLNSLTQSLQSSGVDLSQASISVQIDIANQAKRNLNPSTPVVQSDDPPNLTMLQSRLPSGRGESEQAFKRLKTGRS encoded by the exons ATGGAGTTACCGCAGCCTCGTCCTTATGGAAGTGCCGAAG GCAGAAAATCAACGCACGACTTTCTCTCGCTATATTCACCGGGGCAGCAAGAATCGAGATCTTCTCAAG GTGGTTTCTTAAAAACACATGACTTCTTGCAACCACTTGAACGAGTAGAGACTGATCAGGGCATATCCAAGGAAGGAAATAAAGGTGAACCACCAATGGAGAATTCTAGGCCACCTGCTCTTCCAGCAACTAATTCAGTAGAGCATATTCTCCCGGGTGGAATCGGGACTTACAGTATAAGTCACATTTCTTATCTAAATCAGAGAGTTCCGAAGCCAGAAGGTGTCGATACTCCGCCAGCACAAGCAAGTAGTAGTAACAGAAACGATGACAATTCGAATTGCAGTTCTTACACCGGGAGTGGATTTACTTTGTGGGATGAATCTGTAGTGATGAATAAGGGACAGACAGGGAAGGAGAATAATTTTGCAGCTAAAGAAAGACATGCTGTAAGAg AGGTGGGAGTACACGTAGGTGGACAGTGGGCAACGTCGCTGGAGCGACCATCACAGTCATCATCCAGCCATAGTTTCCTCAACAAAGCATTCAGTTCACTATCATCTTCACA GCAATCGTTTACAAAGAAACAAAGCTTCATGGACATGATAAAATCTGCTAAGAATGGGCAAGAAGAcgaggaagaagaagatgatgaattTGTTATAAAGAAGGAACTATCACCCCACAATAAAG GTAATATATCAATTAAAGTGGACGGAAAGGGTACTGATCAGAAGCCTAACACTCCGCGATCAAAACATTCTGCAACAGAGCAGCGCAGAAGGAGCAAGATCAATGACAG ATTTCAAATGCTGAGAGGGCTTATTCCTCACAGCGACCAAAAGAGAGACAAAGCATCCTTCTTATTAGAA GTTGTTGAGTATATTCAGTATCTGCAAGAGAAAGTGCAAAAGTATGAGGACCCGTACCACAGATGGTCACAGGAGCCACCCAAGATGATGCCATGG AATAACAGTCATAGAACCGTTGAGACTTTTGATGATCAATCTGGTGGTCCAAATTGTGGTTCTGGTCCACCATTAATGTTTGCTACAAAGTTTGATGAAGCCAACACAAACATCTCCTCAACAATGCCACGTGGTGGACAGGGCCTTTCAGAATATGAGATAAGCACGGCTGATACTGTAAGGGAGATGGGTCATCACCGTGTACTAGCAAATGGTGGGATGACCCTTCATGTGCCACCACAGCAGACCATGTACTCGCATAAAGGAAGTAGCAGTGCAGCAGTCACGCTTCCACCTCGAGTCGCATCTAATACAGAGATCAGAACATCTCATCCTCATCCTCAGTTGTGGCAGAGTAAACCCTCTACGACAGAGTCCACTACAGTACGCGAAAAGATAAAAGACCAGGAAATGACAATTGAAAGTGGCACCATAAGCATCTCAAGTGTCTACTCCAAAGA GTTGTTGAATTCTCTTACACAATCACTGCAAAGTTCTGGAGTAGATTTGTCACAGGCCAGCATCTCTGTACAAATCGATATTGCAAACCAAGCAAAACGAAATCTGAATCCTTCAACACCAGTTGTTCAG AGTGATGATCCTCCTAATTTAACAATGCTGCAATCAAGACTTCCTAGTGGCAGAGGTGAATCTGAACAAGCCTTCAAAAGACTCAAAACCGGCAGAAGCTAA